A section of the Ananas comosus cultivar F153 unplaced genomic scaffold, ASM154086v1, whole genome shotgun sequence genome encodes:
- the LOC109703973 gene encoding uncharacterized protein LOC109703973: LIRLFCGSDFVFHAGGHVSALDWCPRIQDKPDTNISCEYLAVAAHPPSSTHHKIGSPLVGRGAIQIWCLLNLNEIVKPYSTVPKSGARPKKEQVGDVEQDTINTMKVLTTPRPRGRPRKRPIQNPSSGEGGSSLPRPRGRPPKRPILAFDDSKEPPLKRPRGRPRKYPTSIIDDVSSKVEYSLCNKLQAVCVEDSILPLSVDSSEVASGFHALADINCEKSTQKRPKGRPRKKSHSGRKHTSVIRSTSNDCSINQIENVNEAVLSLRVASSDALLARPDGIDATCKEELTQRRGRGRPRKKPLSSGDSSLIASGVKAEKAMGMLPTSSGHGALTENSLLDQCQTGHASAAEVFEGSTRRTLFIKPGENRSTKEETMEYNSRTINEDGFQDKTLLGVSENELPVEIISVSSQIAAPVISLTNDDKLIACTQKPRIKEKEIEASCKNSGYPASSANDADNKFSMEVVPTPDNDCKLLSNEVSQDLPNQINMSSSIPKDIASPRIVLCLGHNGRVAWDVKWRPCQGNSLAGKTHMGYLAVLLGNGILEVWEVPLPGMVQYLYSYAQSEGTDPRFVKLEPIFRSSTVKCGDRQSIPLAVEWSSSLPHDLLLAGCHDGVVALWKFSSHSSSQESKPLVCFTADSVPIRALSWVPYGSDGENPNLFVTAGHEGVKFWDVRDPFRPLWDLNPAQRAVLSLDWIKDLRCLVISFDDGTMRILSLPKAANDIPVTGSPFAGTKCQGLHGFTCSAFAIWSVQVSQTTGVVAYCSADGSVVRFQLRANYVKDPNRNRVPYFLCGSLTEEGHVLNTNSSLPNIPLRNVPVSLKKVPGHGYLFDAGRPKEANSTDLGDNRAMVKKLNNSQAPPVESSNSKLRKRGKNESEFINDGKKN; encoded by the exons TTGATAAGACTCTTTTGCGGCAGCGATTTTGTTTTCCATGCAGGTGGACATGTCTCAGCATTGGACTGGTGTCCTAGGATCCAAGACAAGCCTGACACTAATATTAGTTGTGAG TATCTTGCAGTTGCTGCTCACCCACCTTCCTCTACTCATCACAAGATAGGTTCTCCTTTAGTTGGAAGAGGTGCCATCCAGATTTGGTGTCTCTTAAATTTGAATGAGATAGTCAAACCTTATTCAACAGTGCCTAAAAGTGGAGCCAGGCCTAAAAAGGAACAAGTTGGGGATGTAGAGCAAGATACGATAAATACTATGAAGGTATTAACCACACCAAGGCCTAGAGGGAGACCAAGGAAAAGACCAATTCAAAATCCTTCAAGTGGCGAAGGTGGATCAAGTCTGCCAAGACCCAGAGGAAGACCTCCAAAGAGACCAATCCTGGCTTTTGATGATTCCAAGGAACCTCCTTTAAAACGACCACGAGGAAGACCTAGAAAGTATCCAACTTCAATTATCGATGATGTGAGTTCTAAAGTGGAGTATTCACTATGTAATAAACTTCAAGCTGTTTGTGTGGAGGATAGCATACTTCCTTTGAGTGTTGATTCGAGTGAAGTTGCTTCTGGATTTCATGCTTTAGCAGATATAAATTGTGAGAAATCAACTCAAAAAAGGCCTAAAGGGCGACCTAGAAAGAAATCACATTCAGGGAGAAAACACACATCGGTTATTCGATCAACTTCGAATGATTGTAGTATCAATCAGATTGAAAATGTAAACGAGGCTGTCCTCTCTTTGAGAGTTGCTTCATCAGATGCTTTATTAGCGCGGCCTGATGGGATTGATGCGACTTGTAAGGAAGAATTAACTCAACGAAGGGGTCGAGGGAGACCAAGAAAGAAACCACTTTCAAGTGGAGATAGTTCCTTAATAGCTTCTGGTGTTAAAGCAGAGAAAGCTATGGGTATGCTGCCCACTTCAAGTGGACACGGGGCTTTAACTGAAAATAGCTTGTTAGATCAGTGCCAAACGGGTCATGCATCTGCTGCGGAAGTGTTTGAAGGATCTACTCGCAGGACCTTGTTTATTAAGCCTGGTGAAAATCGGAGTACTAAAGAAGAAACAATGGAATATAACTCCAGGACAATCAACGAAGATGGATTCCAAGATAAAACTTTGTTAGGTGTTTCTGAGAATGAGTTACCAGTTGAAATTATAAGTGTATCTTCACAAATTGCTGCTCCGGTTATCTCTCTAACAAATGATGACAAACTGATCGCATGTACTCAGAAACCTAGAATAAAGGAGAAGGAAATAGAAGCTTCCTGCAAGAATAGCGGATATCCAGCTTCATCGGCCAATGATGCAGACAATAAATTCTCTATGGAAGTTGTGCCAACACCTGACAATGATTGTAAACTCCTGAGCAACGAAGTATCTCAGGATCTTCCGAATCAGATTAACATGAGTTCTTCAATCCCAAAGGACATTGCTTCGCCAAGGATTGTCCTCTGTCTAGGACATAACGGAAGAGTTGCCTGGGATGTGAAATGGAGACCTTGCCAAGGCAATAGTTTAGCAGGCAAAACTCATATGGGATATCTTGCTGTATTATTGGGGAATGGCATTCTCGAAGT GTGGGAAGTTCCTCTTCCTGGTATGGTCCAATATTTATATTCTTATGCTCAAAGTGAGGGTACTGACCCTCGTTTTGTGAAGTTGGAACCTATATTCAGAAGCTCAACGGTGAAATGTGGAGATAGACAGAG CATTCCTTTGGCTGTTGAGTGGTCATCTTCTTTGCCCCATGATCTGTTGTTAGCTGGGTGTCACGATGGAGTG GTTGCATTATGGAAGTTTTCTTCACATTCCTCATCCCAAG AGTCAAAGCCCTTGGTTTGCTTTACCGCTGACTCTGTTCCCATTAGAGCTCTCTCTTGGGTGCCATATGGAAG TGATGGGGAGAATCCTAATCTGTTTGTGACTGCTGGACACGAAGGTGTAAAATTTTGGGATGTGCG AGATCCATTCCGGCCATTATGGGACCTTAATCCTGCTCAAAGAGCTGTTTTGAGTCTTGATTGGATAAAGGATCTGAG ATGTCTTGTCATATCATTTGATGATGGCACTATGAGGATCCTAAGCTTACCAAAAGCTGCAAATGATATTCCTGTCACTGGAAGCCCATTTGCTGGAACGAAGTGTCAGGGTTTACATGGTTTTACATGTTCAGCATTTGCAATTTGGAGCGTCCAAGTATCACAAACTACAG GTGTTGTTGCTTATTGTAGTGCAGATGGTTCAGTAGTCCGCTTTCAG CTTAGAGCAAATTATGTTAAAGATCCGAACCGGAACCGTGTACCGTACTTCCTTTGTGGTTCACTTACAGAAGAGGGACATGTTCTTAACACCAATAGTTCGTTGCCAAATATTCCGTTAAGAAATGTTCCTGTTAGTTTGAAGAAAGTACCCGGTCATGGCTATTTATTTGATGCAGGCCGGCCTAAAGAAGCAAACTCTACAGATCTAG GAGATAATCGAGCTATGGTTAAGAAATTGAATAATTCGCAGGCTCCTCCAGTAGAAAgttcaaactcaaaattaagaaaaagggggaaaaatgaGAGTGAGTTTATTAATGATGGCAAAAAGAACTAA